Proteins encoded together in one bacterium CG_4_10_14_0_2_um_filter_33_32 window:
- a CDS encoding response regulator has protein sequence MPEKKEKILIVEDDKSLREMYQLRLSLNGYDVLEASDGEEGLDVAIKEKPDLILLDIMMPKMSGMDVLDILKSTPETKDIPIVVLTALAEENVKAKGLVYGAEDFLIKSQIMPGQVVEKIEKVLAKKKQNQKKQ, from the coding sequence ATGCCAGAGAAAAAGGAAAAAATATTGATAGTAGAAGATGATAAGTCTCTAAGAGAGATGTATCAACTTAGACTCTCTCTTAATGGTTATGATGTGCTCGAGGCAAGTGACGGTGAAGAGGGTTTAGACGTGGCTATTAAAGAAAAACCGGACTTAATATTACTTGATATAATGATGCCTAAAATGTCAGGTATGGACGTATTGGATATTCTAAAATCAACGCCTGAAACAAAAGATATCCCTATAGTTGTATTGACGGCTCTAGCAGAAGAAAACGTAAAGGCCAAAGGCTTGGTATATGGGGCTGAAGACTTTTTGATAAAATCACAAATTATGCCTGGTCAGGTTGTTGAGAAAATAGAAAAAGTTTTAGCAAAGAAAAAACAGAACCAGAAAAAACAATAA